Below is a genomic region from Flammeovirgaceae bacterium SG7u.111.
CCAGGAATGGGGTTACATAGCTGAGCGGTTGTTTGTAAGTGACGAAGAAGTAGCTAATTCGCCCGTACAATTTGGTAATACAGACTTAAGAGCAGGTGATATTAAGTACCGAGATGTCACTGGAGATGGTGTGATAAATTCAGATGATAGAGTGCCTCTTGGCTACCCAACACAGCCAGAAATCATTTATGGTTTTGGAGCTTCTATTATCTACAAGAACTTTGATTTCAACTTTTATTTCCAAGGCTCTGCCAGGTCCACCTTCTTTATCGACCCGAGGGCTATCCAGCCATTCTACAAAACCTCATTGAACACTTATTATGATCCACCTCGAGGTACTGATAGAATCTATCAAACAGGGCTACTCGAAGCCATTGCCGATGATTATTGGACAGAGAGCAACCCAGACCAGTATGCTTTCTGGCCAAGGCTGAGTACATGGAGAGTAGATTCAAATAACGAACGCTCAACTTGGTGGATGCGAAATGGCAGCTTTATCAGACTCAAAAGTGTAGACATAGGATATAATATGGAAATACCGAAACTAGGTATTGACAACTTGAGAATATACCTATCTGGCACCAACCTACTCATGATCAGTAAATTCAATTTGTGGGATGTTGAAATGGGAGGTAATGGTTTGAATTACCCCATCCAATCTACCTACAACTTAGGCTTTTCATTGAACTTTTAATTTGACTTATATCATGATACAATTCTTATTAAAGATAAAACATTGGAGCAGGAGTGTTGTAGAATCACTACAGCTATTCCTCCAACCTAAAAGGAAAGCGTTGCTTCCCGTAAAGCTCCTTGTAATGACATCAATCGTCTTTTCTTCGTGTGATAGCTATTTGGATATAGTACCAGACAACGTGGCAACTATTGACAATGCATTTAAGCTGAGAAATGAAGCTGAGAAATACTTGTTCACTTGTTATTCCTTTTTACCGAAAAATGGAGACGGGTGGTATAATGTAGGAATGATGGGTGCAGACGAAATAGTGCTCCCACAAGCTACTCAAGGCCAGTGGCATGCTGCATATAGAATCTCTATGGGTCAACAGAGAAAGGATGACCCTTATTTTAACGAGTGGGCGGGAACAAATAAAGGTAATGGCGCTGGATGGAACCAGCTCAAGTTATTTGCAGGAATGCGACACTGCAACACCTTTATAGAAACGGTAGAAGACGTAAACAATGTACCAGATCTTAGCTTGAACGAACGAGCAAGATGGATTTCTGAAGTGAAATTCTTAAACGCTTATTACCATTTCATCCTATTGAAGATGTATGGACCTATCCCGATCATGGATGGCCTTCCTGAAATCACCGAAGCTCCTACTTCTAAAAGGATGCCCGTCGATGAGGTTGTAGACTTCATTTCAAATACCATTGATGAATCTCTTGAAAACTTGCCAGACAGAATAGTTTCTGAAAACACTGAGCTAGGCAGAATCACCAAGCCGATTGCCTTAGCAGTAAAAGCGAGGTTGTGGATGTATGCGGCAAGCCCCCTTTTCAATGGAAACCCTGATTTTTCTGGTTTTACAGATAACGAAGGAACGGCACTTTTCAACCCTACATTTGATGCTACTAAATGGGAAAAGGCGAGAGATGCGGCAAAAGCCGCTATAGATGCGGCAGAGGAAAATGGTCATATGATGTACGAATATACAAATGATATTTTCAACCTAAATGACGAAACAAAAACCAAATTGAACATTAGGAATGCTATAACAGATAGGTGGAGCAGCGAAGTCGTTTGGGGTTTATCAAACAGCTATTTCTTTAACCATAACCTAGCGATGCCACCTATGCTTGGAGGTACAGGAACATCGACCAGTCGCTTCGTATTAGGAGGAATATGGGCTGCCCCTATTAAAATAGCAAAGATGTTTTATACCGAAAATGGTGTGCCTATAGATGAAGACAAAACGCTGGACTTCACTGATTATACCGAAGTATGGACATCTGAAGAAAGCGACCAATTCAAAATAACCCCTGGTTTTGAAACCGCTCGATTAAATTTTGACAGAGAGCCTCGTTTTTATGCTGATCTGGGTTTTGATGGAGGAACTTGGTACATGAAAGATGGCAATGAAACTGGTTCTGACATCGACAATTACTATATAGAATGCAAAAATGCTAAACCAGCAGGGTATGGCCACTTCACCAACTGGAACGAAACAGGCTATTTCATTAAAAAACTAGTACACTGGGAATCTTCTACCTCTGGTTCTACCGACCCGAGCTGGACAACTTACCCTTGGCCTGAAGTAAGAATGGCTGATCTGTACCTCATGTATGCCGAAGCTCTTAACGAAGTAGAACCTGGGTCGACACAAGCCATAGAGTATTTGGATATAGTAAGGGAAAGAGCTGGTCTGAAAGGCGTGGTAGAATCATGGAGCAACTTTTCTACCAACCCTACAAAATACTCTTCTCAAGATGGATTGAGAGAAATCATTCACCAAGAAAGATTAATTGAACTTGCCTTTGAAGGGCAACGCTTTTGGGACCTAAGAAGATGGAAAAAAGCTGCTGAAGAGCTTAACAAAGACATCACTGGTTTCAACATCTACGGTAAGACTACCGAAACCTACAATAATGAAAGAGTAATCTACACCCAAAAATTCATCACTCCGCGAGATTACTTATGGCCAATTGGAAATTACGATATAAGGAGAAACCCCAACTTGGTTGAAAACCCTGGATGGTAATTACTTTTTTATTTAAGAATTAAAGATTTGAACAAATGAAAGTAACTAAGATAAAAAAATTGGCTTATACCATGCTAGGTATACTCGCCATCATTTCTTGTAACGACGAGCTGGAGTTTAGGGAGCCGACCACCATAAGCGGTGCTGTACCAAGACCAGTAAGTGAAGTAACGGTAGAAAATCTTCCGGGAAAAGCTAAGATATCCTATTCTTTGCCCGACGACAGCAATTTACTTTATGTAAAAGCCTCTTATACCCTACCAAACGGAACTCCCCAAGTAGTGAAAGCTTCTTATTATGAAGATGTCCTTTTGATAGAAGGCTTTGCCGATACGTTGGCACATGAGGTCAGTGTTTACTCGGTTAGCCGCTCTGAAATAGAGTCTGCCCCTGTTAAAGTAAATATCAAACCCCTCGAAGCTCCTATCTGGAAAGTTTTTGAAAGCATAGAAGTATTAAATGCCTTTGGCGGATATAACCTCAGTGCAACAAATGAGTTTGAAGAAGATATCTCGATCCAAATCATGCGTAAAAATGATTTAGGAGCATTTGAAGTTGACCAATACAAAAGTATTTATACTTCATTGGCAGACATCACTTCTAAAGTGAGGGGGCTAGATACCTTGAACTATGAGTTCAAAATGTTTGTGATAGACAAATGGGGAAACTCTACAGATACGTCTACAGTGAATGTATTACCTATTTATGAAACGGAACTTTCGAAAGACAAATTCAAAGGTTTTGTATTGCCTGGCGATGCTCCTCAGGTTACCAATGGTGCAAGTCTCGAATATGCTTGGGACAACCGCTTAGGATGGCCATATACCAGCTTTACCTATCAAACTGCAGGTGGACCAGACCCTCATATGATCACTATAGACCTCGGTAGCATGGCTCAATTGAGCAGGCTTTGGTATCGTCCCTTCCCTGAACTTAACCCTAGCCAATTCTTCTACCTAACCACTATGAAAAGGTTTGAGATTTATGGTTCGGCCTCCCCATCTCTAGATGGCGCACTCGACGATAGCTGGCTCTTGCTTGGTTCATTTATATTGGATAAACCATCAGGTTCTGCTTACGGACAAGATACGCCCGAAGACCGTGCCGCTGGTGAAGCAGGCTTCAACTTCGAGCTAGATATAACCGCACCTAAAGTGAGGTACATACGGATACGATGCTTAGAAAACTATGCTGGCGGAACTGCCCAAAGCATAAATGAACTAGGTATTTATGGCGATCCACGCTAACCTGATTTAAATTTAACCTGTCTGGCAAACAGTCCGGTAACCCGCCGCTTTTTGCCAGACATTAATATAAAACATTATGAAACCTATGAATATATGGTATAAAATAAGAATGATCATTGGATGCCTATTTTTGGCTTTACTATCATTCTCATGTAGTGACTGGGATACATTCAAGAAATTTACTGAAGGTGGCGAGATTATATATCCTGGTAAAATGCAGTCAGTAATTATCTACCCAGGTAAAGAAAGGGTCCAATTCAATGGCATCTTAAATCCTGATCCTAATATTGTCAGTTACAAAATCCGCTGGAACGATAACAAGGACTCCATCACATTTGACATAGATAAGCCATCAGGTCAATTGCCAGTGGAAAACATCTTTAGCGTAGACGAAGGGGTAAAAAGTTTTGAGGTCTATACTTTCGACGCAAAGGGCAATGTTTCAATTCCAGTAAATGCTGTTGGGGTATCTTACGGCGATGCTTATAGAAGGAAGCTGAACAATAGGCTTATTTCTGATTTGACTTTTGAAGATTCTGGAACAACTATTAACTGGTCGCAAATGGATCTCAGCACAGGTCCGCAATATACTGTAGTAGAATACGAAGTTGGCGGTGAAGCCAAAACGCTAGAAACCCCTATTTCCGAATCAAGCACTTTTCTTGAAGGCGTTACTAGCACAACAACTATTAAGTACAAAACTGTATTTAAACCTGAGTCAACCAGTATTGATACTTTCTCTACCACATTTGAAGATTACTTAGTGAAAATCCTTCCTCAGATGAAAAACATACGAGTGCCCTTTGCAGCATCAGCAACCAATGGCAGGTGGGGTATTTTAGCTGATTGGGCAACCAACGAAGCTGCCAAAAACCACGATGGCTATGGCGGCTGGGACGAATGGAATGGCAATATTTTCAACGTTGAATCTGGCTGGGGAAGCCCGAACATAACAAACGGTAAAATCTACCAAACCTTGAACCTTCCTGCTGGTAGCTATACCTTCAAGATTGATGAATTGCTGAGTACCAACATAGTTGACACAGACCCTGTTTACCTAGTAGCGGCTGAAGGAACTACGTTACCTGATGTGGAAAACATAGACGATGCTTTAGTCTATACCCAGTTCCTAGGGAATGAAATTGTATTTGAGGTGGCAGAAGACAAACAAGTGTCCATTGGAATCCTTACGTCACAGCAAGGAGATAAATTTTACAATATCGTTGCTTTTGATTTCTACTTAAATGAGTAGTAACCCATTAAATCAAACAACAACTTTTGGGGAATGCCTTAACCGGTGTTCCCTTTTTAATTTTTTTTGGACAGAACCATTTCGTTTCCAATCCCTCAGATGTTATTAATTTCTCACAAAAACATATTGACAATACCCCTACTTTAAAGCAACCTGTCACAGGTTTAGGTAAAACACCTAGAGATTTAAGCATATCTACCAAATGCCACCCTTCCTGCGTTTAATATCCCTTCTTCATAAAACAAAATATCCTATAACTTTCAAAATAAGCTTTGTTTTAATAGCACTTTTTTATTTCACCTCTTAGCCTCAATCAATTAAAACCGGTATTCAACAAAACTAAACGCCAATTTCCAAGCCCATCTATCACATTGGAGTTTACTTGTAAATACTAGATCACTCATGGGGCACGTTCTGTACTTAAGTCAACGAAAAGGGCAAGACTACTGCATTTCTTGCCCGTAAAAATTTGAATCATCCTAAACAAAACAAACACTAGTTAGACATGGTGAAAAAGTTACACCTCTACCAAGATTGGTTTGGAAAATCTACTATATATTCCATAAGCCTAGTATTTCTACTTCTTTTATCATTTCAAGAAACAACAGCTCAACGCTATTGGGTCGGGGGAACAGGCAACTGGAGCGATACCAACCATTGGTCCACCGCTTCTGGAGGAGCCGGTGGAGCGACTATCCCTTCAAGTTCTGAAGACGCTATCTTTGATGCAAACTCCTTTACAGCAGGTGGGCAAATAGTCACCCTCGATATTGATGGAGAGTGTAGAGATTTTGAGTGGAATAATGCAACGAATTCTCCCGAATTCACCGGCGCAGCTGGTAGAACATTAACTGTTCACCGCTATAATTTCACCCTCATCGATAACATGACTTACTCCTTTTTAGGAGAGTTGATTTTTGTTCGAAATGGAAACGTGTTGATCGAGCTAGGCGGAGCTTCTAAAACCCTTGGGAATATGACGTTTCTAATGGATAATAGTAGCACTACTAGGTCTGCAGTGATAAGAACTACTGGCGCAGATATGGCTGATACTTATGTGATAGGCGATGTAGTAGTGGATAGTGCCAATTATCTATACTGGCATAACAATAGTACAACCACAAACACCAATGTTGAATTTGGAAATATTGATTTGGCTATCAATAGCAATTTAAGAGTGAATGCCCCTAATGGAGGTTCTTCAACCAGTACTTTTGGAAATATCACCCTTCAAGAACAAAATGATCTCAGGGTCTATGCAATCACAAATACCTTTAATGGCACCATTGATATTAACCAAAACAGAAATGATTATGTTATTTTTGGAAAGACTGACGGCTCCTCAACAAATATCTTCAATGGTTCAGTAACAGCCAGCGGTAGGTCAAATAGCCGTGATAGGATACGTTTTTATAACAATAGCACTTTTCAGTCTACGGTCACACTTCTTGATACCACAGAGGCTAATTTCTATGATGGAGCTATATTCAATGATTTGGTAACTATTGGGGCAGGAACAGGTTTTGCCGATGGTGAAAGGTGTGAAATACAATTTATAAATAATACAACTTTCAATGCAGGTTTAACTGTCGGCGATTATTCTTTTATAGAATTTGGAGATAATGATGGGGGAGAAATAACCGATGCAGAAACCATTTTTGCCAGCAATACACCTGTTACTTTTGGAAATGACTTAGATCTTCTTTTCAGAAAGAATGCGACCTTTGAAGGAAATGTCACGATCGGAAATGACTGTGAGATTGACTTCAACGGTGGTGATAATACTTTTGAAGGAACTGTTACCATTGGCTCTCAAGATGTAACTGGCAGAAACATCGTTTTTAACAATACCAATATTTTTGAAGATGCTGTTGTGGTCAATGGGAGCCAATATGACTACAACAGAATCATATTTGAAAACAGTACTTTTGAAAGTACTGTCGACCTACAAGGCACGGACGTTAAAGCCAGTTTTGATAATGACTGTACTTTCAATGGCTTAGTAACTGTTGCTGACAATGGAGAAGCAAGGTTCAGGGAAAGTGATATATTTAATGCAGGTGCCACATTTGGAAACAATACTTTAGTAAGGTTTGCTGATGACAATATAACAGGTTCTTCTACTACATTTAACTCAGCTGCACCTGTCACTTTTGGCACAGGGGTCGATATGATCGCTGATAGAGATTTTTTCATATCTGGAGACTTAAGCTTTGGCGATGACCCTTCTCGAGTACAATTTAGCGGTTCAGAGAATATATTTAATGGCGATGTTGACTTCGGAATAGATGCAAGAGCCAATTTTTACAACTTGAATACATTTAATGGCAATGTCACTATTGCAAGTGTAGAAGGAGGATCAAATGATTTGTTCAGGTTTTATGGCAGTACTTTCAATGACGCTGTTAGTATCACAGGTTCTTCTACC
It encodes:
- a CDS encoding RagB/SusD family nutrient uptake outer membrane protein, with protein sequence MTSIVFSSCDSYLDIVPDNVATIDNAFKLRNEAEKYLFTCYSFLPKNGDGWYNVGMMGADEIVLPQATQGQWHAAYRISMGQQRKDDPYFNEWAGTNKGNGAGWNQLKLFAGMRHCNTFIETVEDVNNVPDLSLNERARWISEVKFLNAYYHFILLKMYGPIPIMDGLPEITEAPTSKRMPVDEVVDFISNTIDESLENLPDRIVSENTELGRITKPIALAVKARLWMYAASPLFNGNPDFSGFTDNEGTALFNPTFDATKWEKARDAAKAAIDAAEENGHMMYEYTNDIFNLNDETKTKLNIRNAITDRWSSEVVWGLSNSYFFNHNLAMPPMLGGTGTSTSRFVLGGIWAAPIKIAKMFYTENGVPIDEDKTLDFTDYTEVWTSEESDQFKITPGFETARLNFDREPRFYADLGFDGGTWYMKDGNETGSDIDNYYIECKNAKPAGYGHFTNWNETGYFIKKLVHWESSTSGSTDPSWTTYPWPEVRMADLYLMYAEALNEVEPGSTQAIEYLDIVRERAGLKGVVESWSNFSTNPTKYSSQDGLREIIHQERLIELAFEGQRFWDLRRWKKAAEELNKDITGFNIYGKTTETYNNERVIYTQKFITPRDYLWPIGNYDIRRNPNLVENPGW
- a CDS encoding DUF4959 domain-containing protein; protein product: MKVTKIKKLAYTMLGILAIISCNDELEFREPTTISGAVPRPVSEVTVENLPGKAKISYSLPDDSNLLYVKASYTLPNGTPQVVKASYYEDVLLIEGFADTLAHEVSVYSVSRSEIESAPVKVNIKPLEAPIWKVFESIEVLNAFGGYNLSATNEFEEDISIQIMRKNDLGAFEVDQYKSIYTSLADITSKVRGLDTLNYEFKMFVIDKWGNSTDTSTVNVLPIYETELSKDKFKGFVLPGDAPQVTNGASLEYAWDNRLGWPYTSFTYQTAGGPDPHMITIDLGSMAQLSRLWYRPFPELNPSQFFYLTTMKRFEIYGSASPSLDGALDDSWLLLGSFILDKPSGSAYGQDTPEDRAAGEAGFNFELDITAPKVRYIRIRCLENYAGGTAQSINELGIYGDPR
- a CDS encoding DUF4998 domain-containing protein; translation: MNIWYKIRMIIGCLFLALLSFSCSDWDTFKKFTEGGEIIYPGKMQSVIIYPGKERVQFNGILNPDPNIVSYKIRWNDNKDSITFDIDKPSGQLPVENIFSVDEGVKSFEVYTFDAKGNVSIPVNAVGVSYGDAYRRKLNNRLISDLTFEDSGTTINWSQMDLSTGPQYTVVEYEVGGEAKTLETPISESSTFLEGVTSTTTIKYKTVFKPESTSIDTFSTTFEDYLVKILPQMKNIRVPFAASATNGRWGILADWATNEAAKNHDGYGGWDEWNGNIFNVESGWGSPNITNGKIYQTLNLPAGSYTFKIDELLSTNIVDTDPVYLVAAEGTTLPDVENIDDALVYTQFLGNEIVFEVAEDKQVSIGILTSQQGDKFYNIVAFDFYLNE